Part of the Etheostoma cragini isolate CJK2018 chromosome 8, CSU_Ecrag_1.0, whole genome shotgun sequence genome, tttggggaattaaaaagaacattgatataggacaacgggtcaatttgacgtTGCGTGCGAGTTCCTGCTCATTGACACACATCGTGATGCACATGCAAGAACATCACATGTCAACTATTatgttttttcccaaatgaTGAATGGACGGAGGCTGCCAGGAactgattttcttctttttggatCAACAGGAAATCTGCAAAAAACTGCACCAGGCCCTGGAAAAGATCGATGAGGAAAGATACGACGCAGAGGCCAAAGTgcaaaagacagacaaagaggtACGGTGGTGCTGTTAAATCCCCAtagatttgtattattaaaggccagttactacatggatcaggatactatgcatcctgataaagtcccCCGTCATCATCagatacccttcaccatacctagagattttccataagatcatctctcaatgcaaatcacacCAGCTACTGGTCTAacttaaataaaaccatgccaatctctaggcaTGGTGTGTGTTGATGGGGGTCAAAATCGTGGATGCCGTTGGACTTCAGTGCTCGGGTCCTGTTAAAATTTCCGTGTTACACGAACAGGGTCCTTACGTGAcaaaaagatgctttttttaactcagacATTGTGAAGAAACCCTTTAAATTGAAAGTGTGAAGTCAAAATGGCCGCCTTCTGGTTGGGCGGAGCTAGTGAAGGTAAATACGAAATATATCCGCAATGATTGGAGTAGTATCAATATCAAATCTGGTGAAGATTGGAGTAACTATGTCCAAGTTAAGGACATTCCACGTgttagggggcgctatagaAATCGCAAACCACCCCGGTGTTTATGTGGGCTTCaattttgtgagtttttgtgtATATTGAGGCCGTCAAatgtggctgatctttaatgcaaatCTACATTAACCCAtcatcagcaaccattcatccaatgtcccatgggggagggtgggggggttatCATGgcgtacaaaaacaaaaacttctggacgccattttgaaaacccccgtcagctgttaaccatagagagctgttaatgttagctttggacatggatgggaaaccagaaccaccgtggtctggggaggaaaccaacggtctgctggctctcaggctggggaagatccatctggttcttagagaactggagagtagaaccagcaccgaacCGGCaacagaaccagaaccagaaccagcacctggttagtCTTGGTGGATAAGACATACAAGTGACCCCAAACATTTGACCAGTATACACAGTAAATGTATAATAAGTGAAAGTGTGCACCAACCCGTTTTGATGTCTGTCTGCCTCCAGATTGAAGATCTGAAGCTGAAGGTGGTGGATCTGGCCGGAGTGAAGAAACCCGCCCTGAAGAAGGTGCGCATGTCCGCCGACGCCATGCTGAAGGCTCTGCTGGGGGGTCAACACAAGGTCACCATGGACCTGAGGTCCAACCTGAAGCAGGTCAAGAAGGAGGTCAAAGAGGAGGTGAGACACGCCAACATCTCCACGGCCTTTCCTAAACCGAACCAAGCAGTTTTGTGTCAATTCCCAAAATTTACGCAGCGTCCAAACCTGTTGCTTGAGTTGGAAAAGACGTTTCCCTTGAAAGGTTCTTGAGATTAGTATTTTAAAGTGGTTTTGATTTGataaggatccccattagcttatATAGAACATCCACAATACAACACGACCATGTGAGACATGTTTACGTCTTGActttatatataataacaatatattgGACATGAGACATCACTGTTTGAATGTGTTCGTCCTGCAGGTGGCGGACGCCGGCGACTGGCGTAAGAACATCGAGGACAAAGCCGACAGGAAGAAGATGTTCGAGACTTCCTAAAGACTTTAACTTCCTGTTGGGCTTCTACTTCAACTCTTTATTACATCTCACCCTTTTTTCATGGAATTGAAAAATCAACAACCTGTGccattaaattgttttttggaaTAAGGCAATTCTGTCACACTGCAGTTTCTTTCCGGACGTTGTTTGGATGTCTGACTAACGGGTTCTTACGTATTCTTCTCTTCTACTGAACCAGATGCCGGCGTTGATCGGAACGATAGTTCGGATGTTTTCAGGCGTGGTCGAATGAGCTGCTTctgcttaatttaccttaactgaacaggtTTGGTGTCACTGGAATGgttatagagaaacctgtaggggaggctctgtagagaaacctgtatggggggctctatagagagacctgtagggggggctctgtagagaaacctgtatgaggggctctatagagaaacctgtagggggggctctttagagaaacctgtaggggggctctgtagagaaacctgtatggggggctctatagagaaacctgtaggggaggctctgtagagaaacctgtaggggggtaggggggctctatagagaaacctgtaggggctctctatagagaaacctgtaggggggctctatggAGAAACCTGCAATCAAAAAGCGTGGGAAATCTGCGCAGCGCCCCTTTAAAGACTTGGTCCAGATCAAGGAGGTCAGAGATAACGGCTTCTGTTCCCCGTCGTAAAGGCACACCTGATACTTAAACTGGTTTAGATGTTTTTAGGTGTCTAAAATTCACTGACTATGGAGAAGAAGCTCATTCAACCAACCGTCCAACACCCGACCCATCCCTGTTACGTTGTTAGATAGAAGTAGAGACTAATTCTAAATCGTAGAAGCTGTTTTTCGGTTGAGAAGTCTCTTACGCTTGAATTTAAACTGATCAATGTTTCTTTGGGCACAACAGCAAATTAAAATGGAGTGTTGTGTTCATGATGAACCAACAGATGTTGGCAGAGAGCCTTGCTCTCCTTCATTCTCTTTTCCTACTGGATGGTTTGTTCTTCCTGCACATCATCTCTTCTTACCAAATGTTTCACCACATCATGTTCTGCAGACGGtgagtaactttttttttattataacttCCCTTTTGTGGTCTTTGCATGCAGTTTGGTCTCCTAAACTCATCATATCTCCCTCAAAGTTGCCTTTAAGTTGCTTTAAAAACCTTCACATTCAGTTCTGCACACACACGTTACTCAACGCATTCTCACAATCGGGTCCGTATGATATCGTACGAAAATGCAAACACACCAAAACGGCAGTTGCTAGTTGTTTAAGCTGCGGCAGAGCTTCGTGACGCTGGCTGCAGACCTCCGTTGTATCAGGGGCGTTGGTGGTTCAGTTGCCCCAAAATATGCTACTTTAAGCCGGGTGCAAAGCACCGCTAGCTGCTGGTCGTTTCGGCGGACGTTAAAGTTAAATTTAGTCCGCAAATATGAGCGTTTTCAAGGTCAAGGTTTAAggtcaactttattgtcccctgagGGAAATTTATCTTGGGCATCAGTGCTACATAAGGCTGCTGTAAACATCAATAACACACAGACTTTACACtcacatacaacatacattCCTCCCTACATTACAATACATTGCACAGGTATTAATGACCAGGGGGGGGTCATTAATACCTGTGCAATGTATTGTAATGTAGGGAAGaatgtatgttgtatgtgaGTGTAAAGTCTGTAGTCAATCATTGACTACCAAGTCAACAAAACCTGAAtgataaaaacagataattctGTGTAGTTGCACTAGAGCacatagaaaagaaaacaatatgacAGAATCAAAGTACAACCGCCGCTATTCTATATAACAAAATATCATAAAGATCTGGTTGATAAAAATTATACTAAAATTAGACtatgattaaaaataactaactaaagtGCTGTAAGTGCTTCAAGCTATTTTGTTCCGAGCCGATTGTTTATTAAGGGGCGCTATGGAAGTTGGAACGAAGGACCGCCCATAGCGATTACTTTTACATCTGTTAGCTCTAAGGCGTTTCCCCGAAGGTAAAACCAAAAGGCCTCGGATTAAAGCTTAaatgcgtaactttttgatattaataaacgtccgttacattcaagccgttgccaaatgagttgcttcaaagctaattaagactctcagcaccacacaactctctctggatctcTGTGTGACTATGTTCAGGAGATTGTCCCACACAGAACTCAGGTCCATCATGTTTtcttaatcctccatgtcctccttggttactagcaactAGCGCAATCACGAAAGGCTAGTTCTATGTGGGCGCATCGAAGGTTTTGAGGTCATTACTCACGGAAAcgacgcactgtagctttaagattGGGTTTGTATTACAACGCTCCTAAAGGCCCCGACACACCAACCCCACGGCTGACCTCTGGTCAAAAAAAGAGCCAATTGCCGaaggcagctgattggacaaacatgtcacatgggtctggtttctccggaaaATCAAAGCCAGACCGTCATGGCGGCTCATTCAGAATACAGAATAgagttttctgtctttttagaGGGTTTTTAGTCTTTTTCGAGTCTTTTTAGAGCCTTTTCAGAGttctttcagtgttttcagagtgttttttagtcttttcagaGTATTTTCAGAGTGTTGTTAGAGTCTTGTCAGTGTTTTATAGTGTTTTAAGTCTTTTCAGAGTGTTTTTAGTCTTTACAGAGTCTTTTCAGAGTTCTTTCAGTGTTTTCCGagtgtttttagtctttttagaGTCTTCTGGTAGGCATTGGATGAACAACTAAAAAGAATGACATTCCCGCACTCTAATTCCCTCAGACGTTTTATTGTGCTGCACCTCACCAGTGGAGATGTGCACACTACTACCACTGCTCAGGGCATTAGACACATGCCAGCGTTTTAAAGATTCttcttaaaaaacagaaaccttCAGCAGACAATCCACCTAATGTGAGTGTAACTGAAGTTGAAATCCTCCTGCTGAGTGTGACTGTTCTCACCCCGGAGCTGCTAAGCCGCCCCTGCacagtgaagtgaagtgaagtgaataTTTGGGCCATACTTGCTGTTGTGTAACAATTGTCGACCCATCTGCCTGCGCCGGTCCCTGAGGGAGGGAACGTGACGGCGTGTGTTTGGCGTGCACGCCCGGGTCGTTTTGTTTTTTCCGTCCTGGCTGCAGAAATTTACGACGTTCCAAGGGAGAGTTGCAGTGGTATTTCTGGAGCCTGGCGGCCCATTGGTCTGAAGTGGCTCTGCTACCATAAACAGGGCTGAGGTTTGTGCTGAGCGAGCGCTTCACACCTTATATACCCTCTTAAATCTTTAGTGTTTTGGTCCTcttcgtcttcctcctcctccggtCACGTTCAGTGTAGGTGAGAGTCTCCGCTGCTCCGCTTCGTCTCGCTCCTTCCTGCACGCAGAGGTTTCGGGCAACAGGTGCGGGCTTTAGGGTTTTGCTTTTTAACGGGGTTTGACTTAAAGGTGCTGCTGCAGGTGcgacctctgacccctgagGCTGAAACAGTCAGAAACCGAGACTCACCGGAGTTTACGGAGCACACGTTGAGCTTAATGTCTTTGGGTTCAAGTTGAAGTTCTAAGGACATTTTTGGAAAGTTTCCTGCTGGAAATCAGCTTGTTTGGATGCTTCTTTAAGCTTGCATGTTGTTGGCGAAACTTCCAATAACAGTTAAAGTTTGTCAGATTGGATGTTTGATCGTTTAAAGCGCTTTATTTTGGGCACGTTTGGTACTAATTATGCGGGAAATTAAGTTCCCTTGAAGGTTAAGCTTCACTGTGTTTGCTTTAATGTGGAAATGCATGTATTCCCACGTAGAGCTGACTAAAagactcttattttgaaatgattgaTTAGGAGTGTACCAATTGAAGACATATTGTATTTTCCCCATGATTAGtatcaaattatgtttttaattccAGGGGAATTCTCTCGTTAGTTGGAAAGTTACGACTCgcaaacaaactaaaaaacaacaacaagatgtttgttatgaatgaaaacagattattttttagactttaaaGAACATTGTTCTAAAAATAAGATTTGACAATAGTATTAAACGTGAAGGAATCTAGATCTTAGGTAGATTTCGTGTCGTCTTccccaaaaacatgtttgtgtgttgttgttttttgtcaaagctTTGGtaacttttttcatcatttttatggTGACgtttctgtgactttttcaatgttttggttgttatttttgacgttttttggCGCTTTCTCTACAGTTTGTAGGTATGTTTTTGGCATGTTTAccattgtttttcttgctttttctaACGTTTGTCTTCTCATCTCATATTTTCTGTCATGAAAACAACTTTACAatcgggtcacatttgacccggggacaacatgagggttaaatacgGTCATTTTTGATCCATCAAAGCTccatttcagtttatttatagaAAGTTTTATGGTTTCTaattcttaacccttgtgttgtcttcccatcaaaattgaaaacacttttgttgatgctttttaatcagttttttaaaactttttcttacatttttgtgccttttttcaatgtttgtcacttttttatgtttaacgttatgtaacaaaaatgtattaacttaagtttcagttatttttggaatttatggtcaataaacctcatttataggaaattatagttagagttagaaaagcagaattaggaattattgagactaaaattaaaggaatggatgttgatgataatcacagactggaatatgtcaacttttactcaatactatttcaaaaacacttccatttgttttacaatgctataaaattgaataagacgccccaaaattaatgaaagtagagatttgtacttggcaaagagcgttgggtggaatcaattatgttattttgggggattaaaaagaacattgatataggacaacatgaggacgacatgaggactacatgaggacaagatgggGACAagatggggacaacatgaggacaacatgaagacaacatgaggacaacatggggacaagatGGGGACAAGATGGGGACAagatggggacaacatggggacaacatgaggacaacatggggacaacatggggacaacatgagggcaacatgaagacaacatgaggacaacatgaggacaacatggggacaacatggggacaacatggggacaacatggggacaacatgagggttaaataatgtcaatttttttccatcaaatctccatttccatttctttttagaaGGTTTTAGGGTTTCTAATTCTGAACATTGTCTGTGGAGCAGGTTTTGGGGTCACGCCTCGGTGTCGGCCGGCGGGGGGGCATGCCTGCAGCATGTTGGTATTAACGGCGCCGGTGTTAACGGCTGGCACCGCGTGCTTGGCGCCACATTTGGTTCCTCCGCTGGTGGCATTCACACTAGTTACATTCcaggcggggggggggcgccTGGCATCTGACCCCGCCCGTCCAAAATTAGCCGGTTTGGGATGAATTAGGacgtttttttctgttttttttttcacaatgatGAAGCGTATCGTCTTTCCTGCTGCAGGTCAAAGGTCGCAGGTCGAACACACAAAGGCAACACGGTGTGTTCGGCTCAGCTGTGTGTAACTGGCTCATATTTacctgttctctctctcctgacAGGGTGACCGCCACAAAACGCCAACATGTCTGAGTGAGTACACgccttccctctttctttctttctgtttttctttctttctttctttctttctttctttctttctttctttctttctttctttctttctttctttctctgattTGCTTCAC contains:
- the LOC117949766 gene encoding troponin I, fast skeletal muscle-like, translating into MSEGKKMTSSRRHHLKSLVLQIAAAWIEQEAKDITAAKAAHMAEHCATPDLSGDQAALMEICKKLHQALEKIDEERYDAEAKVQKTDKEIEDLKLKVVDLAGVKKPALKKVRMSADAMLKALLGGQHKVTMDLRSNLKQVKKEVKEEVADAGDWRKNIEDKADRKKMFETS